Genomic window ([Eubacterium] hominis):
CGGACAAAACATCACCGCATTAAATTCTCCGATAAAGTCACTTACTTTATTGATAGGATTTCCATAAATAAACAGATTCTTCCCTTTTTCATTGACCGTGATACGGATATCTTCTTTACGATTCTCTTTTAAAATCATTCCCTTCATAAAAAAAGCATCACTGCCTTTTCTAATCAAATCCTGATCATCTTTTGTCCGATGAGATCTTGTCGTAGACAAATAAAGAATTGCCTCCAGTATATTTGTTTTTCCCTGAGCATTTTTACCAGTCAGTAATTGAATACCTTTGGAAAAAGAAATATCAACCTGATCATAATTTCGATAATGATACAGGTTCAACTGTGACAACATCATACAAGTGTAAATTCTTGGTCTTCTATGATGATGACATCACCACTTCTCAGCTTTCTTCCTCGACGATCTTCCATTTCTCCATTTACCGTAATATGTAATTCTTTTACCGCAAATTTTGCTTCTCCACCGCTTTGGATAAAGTCTGTCATCTTCAATAATTGACCTAATGTAATGTACTCACTGTTTATCTTTATTTTCATCACAAAACCTCTTTCACATACTTCTATATTATATCATATTTCAAGCTGTTTTTGTTGATTTTATCCTATGTTTTCAACCTTTTTTTCATGTTTTTTCCAACTTGTTCCATTCCTGTGTCATCCATATCAGACATAGTTGATGAATTTTTAGAAAATCATGTTTTTTTATATGATTATCAAAAAAAGCAGTCAGTACCATCACTGATTGCTTTTATAAAAATACCTCAAAAAATGTAAAATATATTAATCTATTGAATTTATATAATAAGCCACATCAAACAATGGAACATTGCACATCCAATCTTCTTTACGATATGCAGACATCGAGGCACGTATCGCTATTTCCGGTTCATATTTTTTACAATAAGCTTTTAGTGATTGTGCTCTTAAATTTTCTTCTGCTTTCACTTCAATCGGTATCACATGTTCTTCTTTTTGAATCATAAAATCAATTTCTCCAGATGAATTGTTAGAAGCATAATAATAAAGTTTCTGTTGATTAGAAACGAATTCCTGTGCGACAAACTGCTCCGTCAATGCACCCTTAAACTCTTCAAATATTCGATTTCCTTCCAACAATGTTTTGGCAGATAATTCACCTTTTGCCGCCAACAACCCGATATCTAACATAAACATTTTAAAAGATGATTGATCCATATAGGATATCAAAGGTAATCCTGGCTTGTTTATACGATAACTTTTATGAACTAATCCATAATCCATCAACCATTGTATTGCTATCTCATAATCTTTTGCTCTTGCCCCTTCTCTAATAATTCCATAGATGAACTTACGATTTTCTTTTGCCAATTGTGCAGGAATACTATTCCATACCATTTGAATTCTGGGATACTGTTCTACTGACGCATGTTTGGAAAAATCACTTTCATAATACAACAATAATTCATTTTGAACTTTGCGTACTTCTCTCATATCATCTGTTTCTATGAATGTCATGATAGCTTCTGGCATTCCACCGATATAATAATATTTTTTCAATAATTCTATATACTTTGTACGAAATGTGTTTAATAATGCAAAATCATTTTGAATCAGAAGATCAGCTAAAGCATCTTCATTTAATGCTGTTAAAAACTCTCTAAAATTCAAAGGATAAAGATGTAGGAATTCTACCTTTCCTACAGGAAATGAAGTGCCTGCATGTAAAGACATTCCTAGCAAAGAACCAGCAGCTACGATATTGTATTCTGGAGCATTTTCATAAAAATATTTTAAAGCTGTCATGGCTTTTGGTACTTCTTGGATCTCATCGAAAATCAGCAACGTGTTCTCTGCTTGAAAGCTTTGGTTTGCTTCAATTTTCAATGCTGTTAATATTCGTTTAATATCATAATCTTGTTCAAATGTATTTTTCATTCGTTCATTATTTTCAAAATTTATATAAATACATGTATCAAAATATCTTTTACCAAATTCTTGCATAATCCAGGTTTTCCCTGTTTGTCTAGCCCCATGAATAATTAATGGTTTACGCTTCTTTTTCGTTTTCCATTTCACCAATTCATCCATAATGAAACGTTCCATATAAGTACCTCCTTGATATTTCTTAGTATATCCCATTCTTTTATGCACTTCAACAATTTTCATGACTATCTTTTTATATTTTTAACATTTTTCATGACCATTATTCCTGTAATTTAACATTTATCATGACCAAACGATATATAATTTATTTCAATGATTGACAAAATACATAAAACCACCCATTATATAGGTAAAATAAAGTATTTATACAAAAAAGGTTGACTCTAGAGTACCTCTAAGGTGTTAACTGAAGGTGAAAGATGAGGTGTTACACTATGAAAATCAAACAAGTGGAACAAGAAGTTGGTATTTCTGTTCATTCTATTCGTTTTTACGAAGAAATGGGCTTAATAAAAATACAGCGAAAAGAAGATAGTAAATATCGTGACTTTACGGAACATGATGTAAAAAAGCTAAAAGAGATTAAACTGTTTCGAGAACTGGGAATCACCATAGAGGAAATCAAGCGTTATTATGCGAATGAAATATCTTTACAAGATTTGATGGATCATCAACTAATTGAATTAAAAGCACAGCATAATGACATGGAACTTAAAGAGAAATTATGTGCGGATATCAAAGACAGCAATGCCCCCTTGATTGCCTATACAGTAGAAAAGTATGAAGAAATCTTACAACACAAAAAGGAAAAAACGCCATACGAAGAAGCTGGTTCTTTGATATCTTCCTGGAATCATCAAAAACACAGTCGCAAAAAAATTATTTTGATAGAATGTATTACATTTCCTATCATCTGGTTTTTTAGCTCATGGATTGTATTATTCATCGCAAATATCCCACACATCTTACAAACGCATACGATGGATATACAATATCACTGGTTTACTTTATTACTATCATTTATTTTTGCGCTTATCGTCAGCTGGTCTGATTTTATTGTCGTAGATAAGTTTCCATATGATTTATATGAATTTCATGAAAAAGGGATTTATTATTTTGATGAAACTAAACGAAAATATATTCAACTATTGAAAGCAGCATGGAAAAACGATGTAGAAAGCTGTTACCAATATGTAGCCTATGATGATATCCGTATTTTAAAAATATGGTTTCATATGGTCGCAAAAGCACCAATCAATGGTGGCAATGCTTATCAAATAGACTTATTTCTATATACCAAAGATGATGAACTACTACGTATCAATACAGGTATGTTTGGTGTCAGTGATGAAAAAGTAAAATTAACGGTAGAAATTTTAAAGGAACATGCGGATAAAGTCATTGATCCTTATCACATCATTGAACATCTAGATGATTCTCGTGAAGATTTTTATAAATATTTAGATGATTTGTATTGGAAACGTGAACATATACGTGTCTTTGGAAAAGAAAAGTGAGAAATTAAAGGAGAATGAAAAAAGCATGATAAAGGGGTACTTACTATGATAGATGTTATAAGTTTATTTGAATTAAATAAAAATGAACAAGAAAAAGCATTAACATATGTTTTCTCACACATATATATACCTAATTATCAAGAAGAAATTTATGATAAAGAAATAATGATTGAAAAAATAAATATTCGATTTGATAATCCAAATGCTATGCTAGAAAAATACTATAAATTTTGTAACAGCTTTTCTGCTAAAGGCTTTCCATTATTGTATGTCTTTAAGAAGAAAGACAAAATGGTAGGTTATTATATAGTAAAAGATAGTGTTCATAAAATAAGCAACGAAGATGAATTATCCAAAACTGAACAATTCCAAGTGAGTATGCAAATAAAAAAATTGAATATTTAATGCGTTCAATAGTTTATAAAAAGATGGAGAAATCAAAATTCTCCATTTTTTTATATAAAAGTTAAGAAACATCTAATTGGAAAAATTTCTCACTTTTTTCTTACCTTCATATAAAATAACCGGTATCTGAATTTCTTCCTTCGTCGCACCCGCATGAGAGCCTAAAATGATATCATGATCATCGTAATCTAAATTTAAATCAGATATGGCGCATGCGATAAAATCCCCTAAAAAGTCTTGAAATCTTGGATGTGATACTTCTTTCCCAAACAGTTTCATATCGATGATTTCCTGTTTTGTAAATAATTTAAAATCATTACTAAAATAAGATAAAAATAATTTTTTAAATATTTCTTATTTATCCTTTTTAATATAAAAACTTACTAAATTTCTGATTATCTTTTCATAAGTTGGTAAATGCCGATATATCCCGTATTTTAGGGCTTTATCGGTATTTTCTTTTCGGAAGATACCTTGCATAAGCTGGCATTTACCAGCATGAAAATGCAACCAAAAGTAGTAAATGAGTAGTAAATATACGTTCCAATATTAACAACCCAGCCTTTCCAATTCCGCTTTAGCAGATTGGAATGTACCGTGTGCGTAATAGCCCAGCGTCATGGTTATGTTAGCGTGTCCCATGAGATATTGCAGAGTATTTGGGTTCATTCCCTTATTTGCCATATTCGTACAGTAAGTATGTCTTAATGAATGAGGTGTGATGTTGGGTAATTTATCCTTGTGATACTTGTTATACTTCTTAATCAGCCCTCGCAACATACCTACATAGTTTCCTGCAACTTTAGGCAATCCCTCACGGTTCAAGAATAGGAAATTGCTGTAACCACCTACAATCAATGGTTGAGCCTTTCCTCTGTTCTTCAATATCCTTTGGAGTGCTTGATACGCTCTTTCCGTCAATGGAAGTTCTCGTTTTCCGTTTTTT
Coding sequences:
- a CDS encoding AAA family ATPase yields the protein MERFIMDELVKWKTKKKRKPLIIHGARQTGKTWIMQEFGKRYFDTCIYINFENNERMKNTFEQDYDIKRILTALKIEANQSFQAENTLLIFDEIQEVPKAMTALKYFYENAPEYNIVAAGSLLGMSLHAGTSFPVGKVEFLHLYPLNFREFLTALNEDALADLLIQNDFALLNTFRTKYIELLKKYYYIGGMPEAIMTFIETDDMREVRKVQNELLLYYESDFSKHASVEQYPRIQMVWNSIPAQLAKENRKFIYGIIREGARAKDYEIAIQWLMDYGLVHKSYRINKPGLPLISYMDQSSFKMFMLDIGLLAAKGELSAKTLLEGNRIFEEFKGALTEQFVAQEFVSNQQKLYYYASNNSSGEIDFMIQKEEHVIPIEVKAEENLRAQSLKAYCKKYEPEIAIRASMSAYRKEDWMCNVPLFDVAYYINSID
- the yaaA gene encoding S4 domain-containing protein YaaA, with the protein product MKIKINSEYITLGQLLKMTDFIQSGGEAKFAVKELHITVNGEMEDRRGRKLRSGDVIIIEDQEFTLV
- a CDS encoding MerR family transcriptional regulator; the encoded protein is MKIKQVEQEVGISVHSIRFYEEMGLIKIQRKEDSKYRDFTEHDVKKLKEIKLFRELGITIEEIKRYYANEISLQDLMDHQLIELKAQHNDMELKEKLCADIKDSNAPLIAYTVEKYEEILQHKKEKTPYEEAGSLISSWNHQKHSRKKIILIECITFPIIWFFSSWIVLFIANIPHILQTHTMDIQYHWFTLLLSFIFALIVSWSDFIVVDKFPYDLYEFHEKGIYYFDETKRKYIQLLKAAWKNDVESCYQYVAYDDIRILKIWFHMVAKAPINGGNAYQIDLFLYTKDDELLRINTGMFGVSDEKVKLTVEILKEHADKVIDPYHIIEHLDDSREDFYKYLDDLYWKREHIRVFGKEK